TCCGGACTTAAGATGAGTGTAGTTGCTGGTCTTGAACGGTGGCCGCTTAgttgttcttcttcttgggcTTCTTGGGATTGCGGGAGCGAGACTTGGCCTTGCAGAGCGGACAGATGGGCGCGTTCCGGTGGATCTGCTGGTGGCAGGACAGACAGGACTTCATGGGCGGCGGCTGCTGGCGGAGATTCACATTGAAGTCGGAGCGGAACGAGGGATGGTGGCCGATGCCGATCGAGGGCGATTGCTGTAGTCGATTgctgggcggcggcggtggcggtggtgctgAGAAGTCACCCTTGCCCAGacgcactgcagcagcagcggcggcggcagcagcactGCCTGCTCCCGGCGGTGCGGGTGGCATGAAGGCGTGTCCAGGattgccgccaccgccgcctccgccgcccacAGATCCTCCGCCACCGCCTGCAGCGCCGCCACCACCAACGCCGCCCTGTCCGCCGCCAGTTGGCAGCGCGGTGACCGTGGCCTCCGGCATCAGAGGATGCCGGGCATGCGGACGGGCCAGCGACGAGTTCTGATTAACCGAggccgccgccgcagctgcagcagctgctgctgccgccgacTGGGCGGCCACCTTAAGGAAGTTGGTCTGGAAGCGATCCTTCGAAATGGGACTGCCCTCCTCCTCGTGCAGATCTCGCAGCGGGCTTAGTCCGAGATAGTCGCGGCGCATGTGATCAATCTGGTACTTTAGGGCCAGGTACTCCTCGTACACCCGATTGGCCATGTCGAAGGAGCGCGTCTGGTTCTCCTTCGTCTGCTTGATGATGTTCTCCATGTCGTTGATGTCCGCATG
This Drosophila simulans strain w501 chromosome X, Prin_Dsim_3.1, whole genome shotgun sequence DNA region includes the following protein-coding sequences:
- the LOC27209412 gene encoding zinc finger C4H2 domain-containing protein; its protein translation is MATSEISSSNERHYYAKLEAIKDIRDKTLSLEKLKVRIIKEVKLSDDEEKCLEEYRKEMEHLLEEKMSHVEELRQIHADINDMENIIKQTKENQTRSFDMANRVYEEYLALKYQIDHMRRDYLGLSPLRDLHEEEGSPISKDRFQTNFLKVAAQSAAAAAAAAAAAASVNQNSSLARPHARHPLMPEATVTALPTGGGQGGVGGGGAAGGGGGSVGGGGGGGGNPGHAFMPPAPPGAGSAAAAAAAAAVRLGKGDFSAPPPPPPPSNRLQQSPSIGIGHHPSFRSDFNVNLRQQPPPMKSCLSCHQQIHRNAPICPLCKAKSRSRNPKKPKKKNN